The DNA segment GTGGGACCATCACATTCTGCTTCCAACCAAACATAAAGAGATTTTGGTTTCTTCGGACGATAAAGAAACGACGGCTCGTTTCCGTGATCGCCGTTGGGTCTTTCCGAATGAGGATTGCATTCTATTGCCTGTCATTAACACGACGGCGGAGGAACTTGCCCGCGTTCTAGCCGAACAGGTTCGTGAGCGGACTGGCGATGCGTTTGGGAATGCCTTGTCTTGGATCGAAGTTGCTGTCGACGAAAACCACGGACAGTGGGGCGTCTGTCGTCTGCCCTGGTAAGCGTGAACCGATTGCGACAAGTAGGCCGGACCAAAGAGCAACATCGATACCGTTCCGGCAAACTACAAGTAGGCCGGACCAAAGAGCGACAGCGATACCGTTCCGGCAAACTACAAGTAGGCCGGACCAAAAAGCGACAGCGATACCGTTCCGGCAAACTACAAGTAGGCCGGACCAAAGAGCGACAGCGATACCGTTCCGGCAAACGCGTCCTGCCTTATCACGGGTCCGATCTCCGTCGCTATCGCACCTCGATCCGGCTAACGCGACTCATCGCTCCGCCTCTCGGGACGTGCGATTTATAAGAGGTGACTTTTTAAGGCATGTCGGATAACCGTTACATTCGGTTTTGTTTGCCAGCTTTCCGGGCGAACCGACTGGATGGGGTGAGTGGTTTTATGGATTCATCGTCCGATGCCGATGGAAAGGAGTGCGGGCACCACCTCCCTAAACTCCATTCAGTCCACAGCGATGGTCGATTTGATGACAGAAACCGCAGTACTTGGCGAAGACGGCTTGCGTAAGGCAGCCATTCTGATGATGTCATTGCCCAATGACGTTGCTGCGAAGGTTCTGGCCAAATTGCCTCCACGTCAAATCGAAGCAATCAGCATTCGCATTGCGCAGATGGAATCGGTGGGCGGTACCGAGCAAGAAGTGGTGATGGCCGAATTCCTCACCAGTGAAGCAAGTGCGGTCTTTGCCAGTGAAGGAGGGCTTGAGCGAGCGAAGGAATTGATCAAGAGCGCGCTAGGGAAAGATGGCGCGGACGTGTTGGGTAATCTGCAGCAAACCATCGACGCCATGCCGTTTGGCTTTTTGAAAAAGGTCGATCCGCAAACCCTGCTGCAGTTCATTCATGAAGAGCATCCGCAGACGATCGCGTTGTTGATGAGCCACACCGCGGGGGCCTATGGGGCCGAACTGCTGGCCGGTCTGGGGCCCGAAAAACAGTTGGAAGTGATTCGCCGAATCGCGGCGATGGGGCGTACCAGTCCCGAAGCGGTCGATGAATTGGAACGCGGGCTGGAGCAGCGTTTGAGCACCATGGTCAGCCAGAAACATGCCAAGGTTGGCGGCGCGGAAAGTGTTGCGGAAATCCTTAACGTTTCTGAACGGTCGATCGAACGTACGATCATGGAATCGCTTAATCGTGAAGATCCCGAATTGTCAGACGGGATTCGGCGGTTGATGTTCGTGTTTGAAGATATCGCCAAACTGACCGACCGCGATATTCAGTCGCTCCTTAAGAACGTGGAAACCGCGCAGTGGGCGATGGCTCTTAAGGGAGCCAGTGAACCGTTGCAGGAAAAGGTCATGCGAAACATGAGTTCGCGAGCCGCAGACAATTTGAAAGAAGAGATCGACTTTCTCGGCAGCGTGCGCGTTTCCGAAGTGGAAGGGGTGCAGCAAAAGATCGTCGACATCGTCCGCCATCTGGAAGATTCCGGCGAACTTTCCAGGCCAAGCGGAGACGAAGAGGAAGAATACGTGACCTAGATGATCGCCAGTGGGTCACGTTTCGATTCCATTGTCCCGCGAGTCACTCCGACGCGGTTTAGTGCTTTTAGTTCTTTCCACACGCTTGCACCATCTTTGTGACCGGCCAACAGTTCTTGGTAGGTTTGCAGGATGGATGCGGTATCCGCAGCGTTTTCTTCAAGCAGTTCAACACGGAAGTGTTGAATCCCTCGTTTCTTAAAATCGCTGACCGCTTCTGCGGCACTTTGCGGGACTGCGTTGTAAAGCGTGTTGCGGCAGGCGATGTCGGCTTGCAGTGGATGTTCAACTCCGGTGCGATCTCGTAGCGAAACCACGTGGGTGTCGCAAGGACGACCGCAATTGGTTTTGTTGGTCCCTTCGGAAAGAACCGAGCAGAATACGCAGTGCTCCATATGGAACATCGGCATATGTTGATGCACGACGATTTCTAGCCATTCTGCTGGAACGGCATCGATCAACGCCATCAGTTGTTCGCGGTTTAAGTCGTAGGAAGGAGTGATCCGCTGAGCGCCCAGTGAATGCATCCATCGCGCCGACAAATCGTTGGCAACGTTTAAAGAAAAATCGACGATCGCGGGCCAGCCTTGCTCGCGGCAGAATGCTAGTGCAGCCAAATTGCGGCACAACATTCCCGCCGGTGGCGTGCGGCGGAGGACGTTAAATAATCCCAGTTCACCTGGCTTCTGGATTCGCAGCGAGGCGATCATGACTTCGGCTTGATGCTCCGACGCCAGTCGAATTGCCTCGCCGTACAACCGAATATCCTGGAAGTCGGCGTAGAGGTGTTTGATTCCGAACTCGGCGGCCGCAGAGATTTGTTCTAGGCTGCGGCAAAGGACCGTCAGGCGTTCGGTGGTTGGAGCTTGCTGTGCGGCATCGGTGCGAACTTCACCCGCTGGTGCCATTCGTAACGTTTTTAGTGCGTCGGTGCGAACTTCGCGATGCTCCGGCGTAACCGACTGCTTCTGTAGGTTCTCGACAACCGATCGGCGCAGTTTGTTGATCATGCTGACAGGGACCATGGGGCTCCCTTCGATTCGGCATGAGAGTTGACGAAGTTCATAGGACGAACCGCCCAGTCGCCCGATTTTCTCTCGGATCATTTCATCGGTCGCCGGTAGATTGCGAGCTACCTGCAATGGCTCGGTACCTGAATCGCTGGCGGTGTTGCCCGAAGCGGTGGTGGCGGTCACCTGCAAAGGTTGCCCGGCGATGGCGGTCACTTGCATATCAAGTGGTTGGCAACGCTGTGGGTCTTTACCACCGTAGGACCGTCGTAGCCGACGGTTTAAGTCGGGGTCATCCGATTTCCAGACAAGCTGACCGACATGAAGTTCGTCAAAGTCGATGTCGCCGCGTCCGAAAACCACTTCGATTTCAGTATCTTTGGCCGTCGTTCGGTCGACCGAATTGCCGTCGAGATACAAACCAAAAACCCGGCCGCCTTGTTGGGTGCCCTCTTCACGTCCCCCGGCAAAGCCCAGGCCATCGCCTCGAGCCAGTGTCCGCTGGAGTTCCAGGATCACGGAATGAGGTTTGACTTCGGTGATGCTACCAAGCAGGATCCCGCGTTTTGCAGAATCTTTGCCGGGGACAAGTTCCTTGTGATCACAGCCGTTCAACCAGCCCTGCGAAAACCCTCTCGAGAAGGAAAGTTGCATGTCATCAACCGCTTTGGCGGGCAGGTTGACGACTCCGTCGGCCATCGCTTGATCGATCGCGTTTCGGTAGTGAGCGGTGATATTGGCGACGTATTCAGGGGTCTTCAGCCGGCCTTCAATTTTTAAGGAGCAGATCCCGGCTTCGATCAGTTCCGGAATCAGCGCATAACCAGCTAGGTCTTGGGGGCTGAGGAGGTAACGGACGTCGCCCAGGTCCTGGTCTTCGCCATCGCAGATCAGTTCGTATGGCAGGCGACAGGCCTGGGCACATTGCCCGCGGTTGGCGCTGCGGCCCCCCAGCGATTCGCTGGTCAGGCATTGTCCGGAATAAGCAACGCAGAGTGCCCCGTGGATGAAGGCTTCTAGCGGCATATCCGTTTGACTGTGGATTTTTGCGATTTCCTTGACCGAGGTTTCGCGAGGAATCACGACACGTGAAATGCCTAGTTCCGCCGCGACGGCAATCGTTTCGGCACTGGTCAGCGTCATTTGGGTTGAGGCGTGAAGTGGCAGCTGGGGGCAAATCTGCCTAGCCAGCCGAGCGACGCCAAAATCCTGCACCAGGATCGCGTCGACGCCCACCTGAGCAATCCTCGCTAGGATCCGTTCCAGGTCTGCCAGTTCGTTGGCAAAAGCGAGCGTGTTGACCGTTACGTAACCCAAGACACCACGATGATGGAGGGTCGACATAATCGAGTCCAAATCGTCGAGGTGAAAATTGCTAGCTCTCGCCCGGGCATTGAAGCCGCAGTCCAGCCCAAAATAAACGGCATCCGCCCCATTTTCGATGGCTGCTGATAAACACTCCCACTGGCCAGCCGGGGCTAGCAATTCGGGGGCTCGCCGCGGTGTGGGCTGAGAAGCTAGCGGCGAAAGTGAATCGGATGGGGCCGGAAGAGGCATTTAATAGCTGTTTTCAAGAGAAATGGACCTCCCGTCCAGCTTTGGAAACGTGTCGCCTATCCTTGGAGCAACAACGTGGAGGCCGCAAGAAATTATCTATGGGCCTGCTAAAACCTATCCGCAACAGGGGAATTGCGGAAGTGGCAAAACCTAGGCTTCTAAGCTTCGCAGGCTCGCTTTGGCATCGGCGATGGAAACGGTCTGACGCTTGCGGTTCAGGAAGAAATGGACATCTTCGTACCCGGCGTCCGACAGTTTTTGCAGGGCAATTTCATACCCGTCGGCAACGCGTTCTGGCTGATGGGCGTCCGCTCCGAGAGTGACGGGGATGCCTCGCTGGCACATTTCCTTCAGCATTCCCGGAAACGGATTCATTTCCGAGATCTTTTTGTTGACCCCCGACGTGTTCAGTTCCATCGCGATCCCGGTCGCGGCAATTCGGTCTAAGGCCTCGCGGATGTCATCCAGAACGGCCTCCGGTTGCCATCCATCAGCGGTGAAGTTCTTGATTAGGTCTGGATGTGCCAGTGAATCAAAAAGCTTGGTTTCGGCAGCCTTCGCCAACAGGCGGAAATAAAGCCGCTGCATTTCCTGAGGATTGCTGTTCCAGTATCGAGCCCGGTATTCGGGGATTTGCGGATGCACGGATCCCAGCACAAAGTGGAACTCCGCTGAATCGAGTTGCTTTTCCAGGTAGGCTTCGTATCCCTCGAAATAGTCCGCTTCCAGTCCCAGGCGAACGTCGACGCGGCCTTCCCATTCTTCGCGAGTCTGGGCGACCAGGTCGACGTATTCTTCGAACTGGTCCTCCCGCATTCGGACCGCGTGGGAGAACCCACTTGGCATCGGGTTGTGGCACGTGACCAGTAGCCCGCGCAGGCCCCTCGCCTCGGCGACCGCCGCATACTCTGTCGGCTGGCCGTCAGCGTGCATGCATAAAGGTGTGTGCGAATGGGATTCAAACAGCAAAGGTGCAACAGTCATGAAGAACAAACATCACATGTAGTAAAGAACCAAACAGAGCGCGAGCAAAATGGTTGCCCAGATGGTCATCGTTCCCGTCGGCCACGCACGTCCAAAGATTCCTCGAGGGCTGAACAATCGCTCAACCCCTCTGAGAAACCAGTTGAGCGTATCCATTGCGGTTCGGCGTAGGGTGCCATCAATCATCACAATCGCGGTCCCGCCCCACTGAATCAGTTGCGGGAAGGCACGGCGATAGATCCAGTCCGTATCCAAGTTCACTGAGCGAATCTCAGGTGGATAAAGATGGGTTTTCATCAAAAATACGAACGCCAGGGCGGCGAACAATAGTAATTGTAGTTGAGTGACGACATGCGTCACGGTGTACGGATGGTAATCCACATCGTGCGGAAGCCACTTGTACAGTAGTGGGTAAGCGACCCCTAATCCGACGCAGAAGAAGGCGGCGATCCCCATTGCAAAACGCATATGAAGCGGCGCTTCTTTGGGGCGTTTTCCGGAATCGTGACCAAAGAATGCAAAAAACGGAATCTTGATTCCCGAGTGTTCCATCACCCCTGCAGAGGCAACCAGCAGGATCAGCCAGACCCACAGCAGGTGTTCTTCCCCGGCAGCAGAGATAATCATCGATTTGCTGATGAACCCACTGAGCAGTGGGAACCCCGAAATCGCTCCGGCTCCGATCAGGCAGAACCCCGCGGTCCAGGGCATCGATTTATGTAATCCACCCAGTTCCGTTGCTTTGGCGGTTCCGGTCCGGTACATCACCGCTCCGACTGACATAAACAATAGGGCTTTGTAGATGATATGGCAAAACGCGTGTGCAACCGTACCGTTGATCGCCAGTTCGGTTCCGATCCCGACACCGACAACCATGAACCCAAGTTGGTTGTTAAGGCTGTAAGCCAGGACCCGGCGAAGGTCGTTTTCAATCACAGCGTAGATGATTGGGAAGAGGGTCATGACGCACCCGATCCAGATCAATATCTCTGTCTGTGGAAATCCACGCGCCAGCGAATAGACCGCCAGTTTGGTCGTGAACGCACTTAAGAAAACGGTTCCGGTGACGGTCGCTTCGGGATAGGAATCCTGCAGCCAGTTATGCAGCAGCGGAAAGGCACACTTGACCCCAAATGCCAACAGGATCAGCATCGCGCCAAGGCTCATCGTGCCACCGGCGGGCGTGAACCGCGTGAATTCAATCGAACCTGTCGTGACATACTGCACGACGACACCCGAAAGAAGTAACACCCCGGAACCAACCTGAATAATCAGGTATCGCATCCCGGTTCGGTAGGATCGTTCGGTGCCGCTTGCCCAGATCAAAAAGACCGACGAGATCGCGGTCAATTCCCAGTACACAAACAGCGTGATCAAATCGCCTGCACAACACGCCCCGATGGCGGCTCCGGCGTAGACCAAGCCGGCGATGTGCTGACGGATGTCGCGAACATGCAGCGCATACAAAGCCGACAGGATCGCGGCAAGGTGAAAGATCACTCCGAAGATTCGGCTGAGCGAATCGATGCGGACGACGTTGAGGGAGGCCCCTAGGAATTCGAATTCGCCATATTGGCCCGACGGAGTCCAGAGGAACAGCGCCAGGCTGACCGATGACAAAACCAAGACGCCAATGGCTTGAGCTTTGCGACTTAAAAAGGGCAAAAACCATGCCCCCAGGATCATCAGCAAGCCCGGTGGAAGGATGGTGTTACCGATCATAGTAGTCCTCGTCGCGTTGGACGAACCATCGCAGGATCTTCCCCAGGTAAACGACCACCACAAACGTCACAAAACCAAACCAAGATTGAAAAGCAAACGTTGATTCGATGGCAAAGTGGGCATGTGGATTGGTGTAAAACAAATCGGCCAGCGTCACGATCGCACACGCGATTAGCAAGCCGATAATTAACTTGTTAATGTTCTCGGGCCGTTCAAACCAACTAGGACTATCCCCCTCAGGAGTTTGGTCGGTTGGCGAATTGGATGAGTGATTCATGGGCTGTTATTCCTACGGTGTCAACGTGATCGGCAGGAGGACGTCGTAGATCGCCTGAGCCACAAAGAACAGCACAACACTACCGATGGCGGTAATGCAAAGCGGTACCACGCACATCAGCGGAGCCTCGTGAATGCCTGTGCTAGAAGTATCGTCGGAATGGTCGGATGGGCTCTTAAGTGGAGCCTGGAAGGCGCGGATGGGAATCGGAATCAAGTAGGCGATGTTCAGTAGCGAACTGATCATCAAAGCAGCCGTTAGCCAGTACAGGTGATTCTCAACCGTCCCGACCGCGAGGAACCATTTGCTCCAGGCTCCGCCCCCCGGCGGCAGACCGATGATGCTAACCGAAGCGATCAGGAACGCGGCAAACGTGAAGGGCATCTGGCGTCCCAGCCCACGCATCTCGCTGATGTTCTTTTTATGAGCCCCGACATAGATCGCACCGGCACAAAAGAAAAGGGTGATCTTGCCGACCGCGTGCATCGCGATATGCATCCCGCCGCCAATAATGCTGTCGGGTGTGGCGAGTGCGGCGCCGAGCGTGATGTAGGCCAGTTGGCTGATCGTTGAATAGGCCAGACGAGCTTTTAGGTTGTCTTTGGTCATCGCCACCAAAGAGCTCAGCAAGATCGAAGCCCCCGCAGCGTAGGCCAGCCAGATGCTGATTTCGGTTTCTTGCAGTAAGTCGATTCCAAAGATATAGACCGTTACCTTCAGGATGGAAAAGACTCCAACCTTGACCACGGCAACCGCGTGCAGGAGGGCGCTGACCGGGGTTGGGGCAACCATCGCCGCGGGAAGCCAGCGATGCATTGGCATCAAAGCGGCTTTGCCGATCCCAAATGCAAATAGCCCGAGCAAAATTCCCAGTTGTTGGTTACTGATCCGTCGATCCGAATAGGCTTCGGTGAGGATTCCTCCCAGCTGGAAATCAAGCGTGCCCGCCAATTGCCAGGTCCAAGCGATCGCCAACATGAACAGGGCGATCGACGTCGACAGAAGGATTCCCAGGTAGACTCGGCCCCCGTCGCGAGCTTCTTTATCGCCGTTGTGCGTTACCAGTGGGTAAGTTGAAATCGTCATGATTTCGTAGGCAACAAACAGCGTGAACAGGTTGGCCGAAAAGGCCGCCGAGAGGGCTGCGAAAATCGCCACTGCGAAACAACTGAAAAAACGTGTCTGGTGCTTTTCGTGATGCCCACGCATGTAGCCGATCGCGTAGACCGTCGTCAGGATCCACAGCCCCGAAGCAACGATGGCAAACAGCATCCCCAGCGGTTCGACGCGGAAGGCAATTTCGAAGCCGGGGATCATTTCGCCGATGATCCATTCCGGCCTGCCGCCGGCGAAGACGTCACCGGCCAATTG comes from the Roseimaritima multifibrata genome and includes:
- a CDS encoding 6-pyruvoyl trahydropterin synthase family protein, which gives rise to MQSSTATFRVDVTKEQFVFSAAHFITFAGDICERIHGHNYGVRVAVEGPLDENRYVVDFIALRDAVLAETSQWDHHILLPTKHKEILVSSDDKETTARFRDRRWVFPNEDCILLPVINTTAEELARVLAEQVRERTGDAFGNALSWIEVAVDENHGQWGVCRLPW
- a CDS encoding histidinol-phosphatase yields the protein MTVAPLLFESHSHTPLCMHADGQPTEYAAVAEARGLRGLLVTCHNPMPSGFSHAVRMREDQFEEYVDLVAQTREEWEGRVDVRLGLEADYFEGYEAYLEKQLDSAEFHFVLGSVHPQIPEYRARYWNSNPQEMQRLYFRLLAKAAETKLFDSLAHPDLIKNFTADGWQPEAVLDDIREALDRIAATGIAMELNTSGVNKKISEMNPFPGMLKEMCQRGIPVTLGADAHQPERVADGYEIALQKLSDAGYEDVHFFLNRKRQTVSIADAKASLRSLEA
- a CDS encoding monovalent cation/H+ antiporter subunit D family protein — translated: MPGLESLTSTQLIPLAMGLPLVGLLLVIICGRWPNLRETCSLVVSGLVFATVCQLAGDVFAGGRPEWIIGEMIPGFEIAFRVEPLGMLFAIVASGLWILTTVYAIGYMRGHHEKHQTRFFSCFAVAIFAALSAAFSANLFTLFVAYEIMTISTYPLVTHNGDKEARDGGRVYLGILLSTSIALFMLAIAWTWQLAGTLDFQLGGILTEAYSDRRISNQQLGILLGLFAFGIGKAALMPMHRWLPAAMVAPTPVSALLHAVAVVKVGVFSILKVTVYIFGIDLLQETEISIWLAYAAGASILLSSLVAMTKDNLKARLAYSTISQLAYITLGAALATPDSIIGGGMHIAMHAVGKITLFFCAGAIYVGAHKKNISEMRGLGRQMPFTFAAFLIASVSIIGLPPGGGAWSKWFLAVGTVENHLYWLTAALMISSLLNIAYLIPIPIRAFQAPLKSPSDHSDDTSSTGIHEAPLMCVVPLCITAIGSVVLFFVAQAIYDVLLPITLTP
- the fliG gene encoding flagellar motor switch protein FliG, whose amino-acid sequence is MTETAVLGEDGLRKAAILMMSLPNDVAAKVLAKLPPRQIEAISIRIAQMESVGGTEQEVVMAEFLTSEASAVFASEGGLERAKELIKSALGKDGADVLGNLQQTIDAMPFGFLKKVDPQTLLQFIHEEHPQTIALLMSHTAGAYGAELLAGLGPEKQLEVIRRIAAMGRTSPEAVDELERGLEQRLSTMVSQKHAKVGGAESVAEILNVSERSIERTIMESLNREDPELSDGIRRLMFVFEDIAKLTDRDIQSLLKNVETAQWAMALKGASEPLQEKVMRNMSSRAADNLKEEIDFLGSVRVSEVEGVQQKIVDIVRHLEDSGELSRPSGDEEEEYVT
- a CDS encoding U32 family peptidase, translating into MSTLHHRGVLGYVTVNTLAFANELADLERILARIAQVGVDAILVQDFGVARLARQICPQLPLHASTQMTLTSAETIAVAAELGISRVVIPRETSVKEIAKIHSQTDMPLEAFIHGALCVAYSGQCLTSESLGGRSANRGQCAQACRLPYELICDGEDQDLGDVRYLLSPQDLAGYALIPELIEAGICSLKIEGRLKTPEYVANITAHYRNAIDQAMADGVVNLPAKAVDDMQLSFSRGFSQGWLNGCDHKELVPGKDSAKRGILLGSITEVKPHSVILELQRTLARGDGLGFAGGREEGTQQGGRVFGLYLDGNSVDRTTAKDTEIEVVFGRGDIDFDELHVGQLVWKSDDPDLNRRLRRSYGGKDPQRCQPLDMQVTAIAGQPLQVTATTASGNTASDSGTEPLQVARNLPATDEMIREKIGRLGGSSYELRQLSCRIEGSPMVPVSMINKLRRSVVENLQKQSVTPEHREVRTDALKTLRMAPAGEVRTDAAQQAPTTERLTVLCRSLEQISAAAEFGIKHLYADFQDIRLYGEAIRLASEHQAEVMIASLRIQKPGELGLFNVLRRTPPAGMLCRNLAALAFCREQGWPAIVDFSLNVANDLSARWMHSLGAQRITPSYDLNREQLMALIDAVPAEWLEIVVHQHMPMFHMEHCVFCSVLSEGTNKTNCGRPCDTHVVSLRDRTGVEHPLQADIACRNTLYNAVPQSAAEAVSDFKKRGIQHFRVELLEENAADTASILQTYQELLAGHKDGASVWKELKALNRVGVTRGTMESKRDPLAII
- a CDS encoding Na(+)/H(+) antiporter subunit D produces the protein MIGNTILPPGLLMILGAWFLPFLSRKAQAIGVLVLSSVSLALFLWTPSGQYGEFEFLGASLNVVRIDSLSRIFGVIFHLAAILSALYALHVRDIRQHIAGLVYAGAAIGACCAGDLITLFVYWELTAISSVFLIWASGTERSYRTGMRYLIIQVGSGVLLLSGVVVQYVTTGSIEFTRFTPAGGTMSLGAMLILLAFGVKCAFPLLHNWLQDSYPEATVTGTVFLSAFTTKLAVYSLARGFPQTEILIWIGCVMTLFPIIYAVIENDLRRVLAYSLNNQLGFMVVGVGIGTELAINGTVAHAFCHIIYKALLFMSVGAVMYRTGTAKATELGGLHKSMPWTAGFCLIGAGAISGFPLLSGFISKSMIISAAGEEHLLWVWLILLVASAGVMEHSGIKIPFFAFFGHDSGKRPKEAPLHMRFAMGIAAFFCVGLGVAYPLLYKWLPHDVDYHPYTVTHVVTQLQLLLFAALAFVFLMKTHLYPPEIRSVNLDTDWIYRRAFPQLIQWGGTAIVMIDGTLRRTAMDTLNWFLRGVERLFSPRGIFGRAWPTGTMTIWATILLALCLVLYYM